A region from the Dehalococcoidales bacterium genome encodes:
- the nuoE gene encoding NADH-quinone oxidoreductase subunit NuoE has product MDILSGFSRDKSNLVDILQAFQDKLGYLPEDIIIEVADYLRMSPSAVYSVATFYPRFKFTPSGKKTVCACRGTACHVRGGGRVLREIENKLGIKPGETTSDMEYTLETVSCMGACALAPAVMVDNEIHGQMTPAKVSEVIGE; this is encoded by the coding sequence ATGGATATATTATCGGGATTTAGCAGGGATAAAAGTAATTTGGTTGATATCCTGCAGGCGTTTCAAGATAAGCTCGGTTATTTACCCGAAGATATTATAATTGAAGTCGCCGATTATTTGCGGATGTCGCCTTCCGCGGTTTACAGCGTGGCTACTTTTTATCCCCGTTTTAAATTTACCCCCTCCGGCAAAAAGACGGTTTGCGCCTGCAGAGGTACCGCTTGTCATGTTCGCGGCGGCGGGCGGGTGCTCCGTGAAATTGAAAACAAGCTGGGAATTAAACCGGGCGAAACCACATCGGATATGGAATACACTTTGGAAACGGTGTCTTGCATGGGTGCTTGTGCGCTTGCCCCGGCAGTTATGGTAGATAACGAAATACACGGGCAGATGACTCCTGCCAAAGTTTCAGAGGTTATCGGTGAATAA